A region of Streptomyces sp. R44 DNA encodes the following proteins:
- a CDS encoding TetR/AcrR family transcriptional regulator, translating to MARARRYDPDRRERIVDAALTVVGRAGIGGLSHRTVAAEADVPLGSTTYHFASLDELLVAALRKANEGFGRLLREHPALTDPDTGLAIALARLLGEWLGGERARVELEYELYLAALRRPALRPVAAEWTESVVAALAHRTDPVTARALGAVMDGICLQVLLTDGAYDEVYARVILARVLNEGPNPPLTASSEPPTDSTDT from the coding sequence ATGGCGCGGGCCCGGCGCTACGACCCCGACCGGCGCGAGCGGATCGTCGACGCCGCCCTCACCGTCGTCGGACGCGCCGGTATCGGCGGCCTCAGTCACCGCACGGTCGCCGCCGAGGCCGACGTGCCGCTCGGCTCCACCACGTACCACTTCGCCTCCCTCGACGAACTCCTCGTCGCGGCGCTCCGCAAGGCCAACGAGGGCTTCGGACGGCTGCTCCGCGAGCACCCCGCCCTCACCGACCCGGACACCGGCCTCGCCATCGCGCTCGCCCGGCTCCTGGGGGAGTGGCTGGGCGGCGAACGCGCCCGCGTGGAGCTGGAGTACGAGCTCTACCTCGCCGCCCTGCGCCGCCCCGCCCTGCGCCCGGTCGCCGCCGAGTGGACCGAGTCCGTCGTCGCCGCCCTGGCCCACCGCACCGACCCCGTCACCGCCCGCGCCCTGGGCGCCGTCATGGACGGCATCTGCCTCCAGGTGCTGCTCACCGACGGCGCCTACGACGAGGTCTACGCGCGCGTGATCCTCGCGCGGGTCCTGAACGAAGGACCGAATCCGCCGCTCACGGCCTCGTCGGAACCGCCGACGGACTCGACCGACACCTGA
- a CDS encoding multidrug efflux SMR transporter has translation MGYGLLAGAIAAEILATTSMKYSEGFTRLWPSVVTGAGYLIAFALLAQALKTLQVGTAYAIWSGVGTAAVAVIGFLFLGESLGPAKIAGILLIVAGVAVLNLGGAH, from the coding sequence ATGGGTTACGGACTCCTTGCGGGCGCCATCGCGGCGGAGATACTCGCCACCACCTCGATGAAGTACAGCGAGGGCTTCACCCGGCTCTGGCCCTCCGTCGTCACCGGCGCGGGCTATCTCATCGCCTTCGCCCTCCTGGCGCAGGCGCTCAAGACCCTCCAGGTCGGCACCGCCTACGCCATCTGGTCCGGGGTCGGCACCGCCGCCGTCGCCGTCATCGGCTTCCTCTTCCTCGGCGAGAGCCTGGGCCCCGCCAAGATCGCCGGAATCCTCCTCATCGTCGCCGGCGTCGCCGTCCTCAACCTCGGCGGGGCGCACTGA
- a CDS encoding oxidoreductase, with the protein MTYPPGPPGPPYGYGYPPPPPPPKPGVIPLAPLGFSMILTGAVATFGRYWKQLLGVAGAVYGAALLIVGAALGIAYAAVGDLAVFDLPAGQDPRWEDIRPLLIAFGCVWLVAMIAIICAGTVVAAACPAVLQEAVLGRPTTFGAVWRRAWSRTPAVLGTMVLTTLTLLLPAMLFLGAFVLLTVALLAARTGPLIAPFLAFAGATVTLPVALWIWVKFSLAPAAAVIEGQGAFASMRRSSSLVRGSWWRIFGGLLAAGVMASVVSWLIQQVFSLLISAPLAAMDFSSDNAATLIASFAVLFGFLAVGQLISQALVSVFPPLVTGLLYVDQRIRKENLAPELARAAGLL; encoded by the coding sequence ATGACCTATCCCCCAGGTCCGCCAGGACCGCCCTACGGCTACGGCTACCCGCCGCCGCCCCCGCCGCCGAAGCCCGGTGTCATACCCCTCGCACCGCTCGGCTTCAGCATGATCCTGACGGGCGCCGTCGCCACCTTCGGCCGCTACTGGAAGCAGCTGCTCGGGGTGGCGGGAGCCGTCTACGGGGCGGCGCTGCTGATCGTGGGCGCGGCTCTCGGCATCGCGTACGCGGCGGTCGGAGACCTCGCCGTCTTCGACCTGCCGGCGGGCCAGGACCCCCGGTGGGAGGACATCCGGCCCCTGCTCATCGCCTTCGGCTGCGTCTGGCTGGTCGCCATGATCGCGATCATCTGCGCCGGCACCGTGGTGGCGGCCGCCTGCCCGGCCGTGCTCCAGGAAGCGGTCCTCGGCCGGCCCACCACCTTCGGCGCGGTCTGGCGCCGGGCCTGGTCCCGGACCCCGGCCGTCCTCGGCACCATGGTGCTGACCACGCTGACGCTGCTGCTCCCGGCGATGCTCTTCCTGGGGGCCTTCGTCCTTCTGACCGTGGCGCTGCTCGCGGCCCGGACCGGCCCGCTGATCGCGCCGTTCCTGGCGTTCGCCGGCGCGACGGTCACCCTGCCGGTCGCGCTCTGGATCTGGGTGAAGTTCAGCCTGGCCCCGGCGGCGGCCGTGATCGAGGGGCAGGGCGCCTTCGCCTCGATGCGCCGGTCCTCGTCCCTGGTCCGGGGCTCCTGGTGGCGCATCTTCGGCGGCCTGCTCGCCGCCGGCGTGATGGCCTCCGTGGTGAGCTGGCTGATCCAGCAGGTCTTCTCCCTGCTGATCTCGGCCCCGCTGGCGGCGATGGACTTCTCCAGCGACAACGCCGCCACCCTGATCGCCTCGTTCGCGGTCCTCTTCGGCTTCCTCGCCGTCGGCCAGCTGATCAGCCAGGCACTCGTCTCCGTCTTCCCGCCCCTGGTCACCGGCCTGCTCTACGTCGACCAGCGGATCCGCAAGGAGAACCTGGCCCCGGAGCTGGCCCGCGCGGCCGGACTGCTCTAG
- a CDS encoding metal-sulfur cluster assembly factor, with the protein MTENAEATMKPASEEEVREALYDVVDPELGIDVVNLGLIYGIHIDDSNVATLDMTLTSAACPLTDVIEDQAKSATDGIVSELKINWVWMPPWGPDKITDDGREQLRALGFNV; encoded by the coding sequence ATGACCGAGAACGCCGAGGCCACGATGAAGCCGGCCTCCGAGGAAGAAGTCCGTGAGGCGCTGTACGACGTCGTCGACCCCGAGCTGGGCATCGACGTCGTCAACCTGGGCCTGATCTACGGCATCCACATCGACGACTCGAACGTCGCGACGCTGGACATGACCCTGACGTCGGCGGCCTGCCCGCTGACCGATGTGATCGAGGACCAGGCGAAGTCCGCGACGGACGGCATCGTCAGCGAGCTGAAGATCAACTGGGTCTGGATGCCCCCGTGGGGCCCGGACAAGATCACGGACGACGGCCGCGAGCAGCTGCGCGCGCTCGGCTTCAACGTCTGA
- the sufU gene encoding Fe-S cluster assembly sulfur transfer protein SufU translates to MKLDSMYQDVILDHYKHPHGRGLRDGDAEVHHVNPTCGDEITLRVKYDGSRIEDVSYEGQGCSISQASASVLNELLVGKELAEAQKIQGTFLELMQSKGQIEPDEAMEEVLEDAVAFAGVSKYPARVKCALLSWMAWKDATAQALGDAERKSA, encoded by the coding sequence GTGAAGCTGGATTCGATGTACCAGGACGTCATCCTGGACCACTACAAGCACCCGCACGGGCGCGGTCTTCGGGACGGCGACGCCGAGGTGCACCACGTCAACCCGACGTGCGGCGACGAGATCACGCTCCGCGTGAAGTACGACGGCTCGCGCATCGAGGACGTGTCGTACGAGGGCCAGGGCTGCTCCATCAGCCAGGCCTCGGCCTCCGTCCTCAACGAGCTGCTCGTCGGCAAGGAGCTGGCCGAGGCGCAGAAGATCCAGGGCACCTTCCTGGAGCTGATGCAGTCCAAGGGCCAGATCGAGCCGGACGAGGCGATGGAGGAGGTGCTGGAGGACGCGGTCGCGTTCGCCGGTGTCTCCAAGTACCCGGCCCGTGTGAAGTGCGCGCTGCTCAGCTGGATGGCGTGGAAGGACGCGACCGCCCAGGCGCTGGGTGACGCGGAGAGGAAGTCGGCATGA
- a CDS encoding cysteine desulfurase, with protein sequence MTSAHLGLSGLLDTEAIRKDFPLLDRVVHDGKKIVYLDSAATSQKPRQVLDALNEYYERHNANVHRGVYTVAEEATALYEGARDKVAAFINAPSRDEVIFTKNASESLNLVANMLGWADEPYRVDHETEIAITEMEHHSNIVPWQLLSQRTGAKLKWFGLTDDGRLDLSNIEEVITEKTKIVSFTLVSNLLGTVNPVETIIRRAQEVGALVCIDASQAAPHMVLDVQALQADFVAFTGHKMCGPTGIGVLWGRQELLEDLPPFLGGGEMIETVSMHSSTYAPAPHKFEAGTPPIAQAVGLGAAVDYLSAIGMENIARHEHAITEYAVRRLQEVPDLRIIGPTTAEDRGAAISFTLGDIHPHDVGQVLDEQGIAVRVGHHCARPVCLRYGIPATTRASFYLYSTPAEVDALVEGLEHVRNFFG encoded by the coding sequence GTGACTTCTGCCCATCTGGGGCTCTCCGGCCTCCTCGACACCGAGGCGATCCGCAAGGACTTCCCGCTCCTGGATCGCGTGGTCCACGACGGTAAGAAGATCGTGTACCTCGACTCCGCGGCGACCTCCCAGAAGCCGCGGCAGGTCCTCGACGCGCTCAACGAGTACTACGAGCGTCACAACGCCAACGTCCACCGCGGCGTCTACACGGTCGCCGAGGAGGCGACGGCGCTGTACGAAGGCGCCCGTGACAAGGTCGCGGCCTTCATCAACGCGCCGAGCCGCGACGAGGTGATCTTCACCAAGAACGCCTCGGAGTCGCTCAACCTCGTGGCCAACATGCTGGGCTGGGCCGACGAGCCCTACCGCGTGGACCACGAGACCGAGATCGCCATCACGGAGATGGAGCACCACTCCAACATCGTGCCGTGGCAGCTGCTCTCGCAGCGCACGGGCGCGAAGCTGAAGTGGTTCGGCCTCACCGACGACGGCCGCCTCGACCTCTCGAACATCGAGGAGGTCATCACCGAGAAGACCAAGATCGTCTCGTTCACGCTGGTCTCGAACCTGCTCGGCACGGTCAACCCGGTGGAGACCATCATCCGCCGCGCCCAGGAGGTCGGTGCGCTCGTCTGCATCGACGCCTCCCAGGCGGCCCCGCACATGGTCCTGGACGTGCAGGCGCTCCAGGCCGACTTCGTGGCCTTCACCGGCCACAAGATGTGCGGCCCGACCGGCATCGGCGTGCTGTGGGGACGGCAGGAGCTCCTGGAGGACCTCCCGCCCTTCCTCGGCGGCGGCGAGATGATCGAGACCGTCTCGATGCACTCCTCGACGTACGCGCCGGCCCCGCACAAGTTCGAGGCGGGTACGCCCCCGATCGCCCAGGCCGTCGGCCTCGGCGCGGCCGTGGACTACCTGTCGGCGATCGGCATGGAGAACATCGCGCGCCACGAGCACGCGATCACCGAGTACGCCGTCCGGCGCCTCCAGGAGGTTCCGGACCTGCGGATCATCGGCCCCACCACGGCCGAGGACCGCGGCGCGGCGATCTCCTTCACGCTGGGCGACATCCACCCGCACGACGTGGGCCAGGTCCTCGACGAGCAGGGCATCGCGGTCCGGGTCGGCCACCACTGCGCGCGGCCGGTCTGCCTGCGGTACGGAATTCCCGCGACCACGCGAGCGTCGTTCTATCTGTACTCCACTCCGGCCGAGGTCGACGCCCTGGTCGAGGGGCTGGAGCACGTCCGTAACTTCTTCGGCTAG
- the sufC gene encoding Fe-S cluster assembly ATPase SufC, with the protein MATLEIHDLHVSVEAENGPREILKGVDLTIKQGETHAVMGPNGSGKSTLAYSLAGHPKYTVTGGTVTLDGEDVLEMSVDERARAGVFLAMQYPVEVPGVSVSNFLRTSATAVRGEAPKLRTWVKEVKSAMEQLQMDPAFAERNVNEGFSGGEKKRHEILQLELLKPKIAILDETDSGLDVDALRIVSEGVNRVRETGEVGTLLITHYTRILRYIKPDFVHVFANGRIVESGGAELADQLENEGYDKYVKGGASA; encoded by the coding sequence ATGGCTACGCTCGAAATCCACGACCTGCACGTCTCCGTCGAGGCGGAGAACGGCCCCCGCGAGATCCTCAAGGGCGTCGACCTGACCATCAAGCAGGGCGAGACCCACGCCGTCATGGGCCCCAACGGCTCCGGCAAGTCGACCCTGGCGTACTCCCTCGCCGGTCACCCGAAGTACACGGTCACCGGCGGCACCGTCACCCTCGACGGTGAGGACGTCCTGGAGATGTCGGTCGACGAGCGCGCCCGCGCCGGCGTCTTCCTCGCCATGCAGTACCCGGTCGAGGTCCCCGGCGTCTCGGTCTCCAACTTCCTGCGCACCTCCGCCACGGCCGTCCGCGGCGAGGCGCCCAAGCTGCGCACCTGGGTGAAGGAGGTCAAGTCCGCGATGGAGCAGCTCCAGATGGACCCGGCCTTCGCCGAGCGCAACGTCAACGAGGGCTTCTCCGGCGGTGAGAAGAAGCGCCACGAGATCCTCCAGCTGGAGCTCCTCAAGCCGAAGATCGCGATCCTCGACGAGACCGACTCCGGCCTCGACGTCGACGCCCTGCGCATCGTCTCCGAGGGCGTCAACCGCGTCCGCGAGACCGGTGAGGTCGGCACCCTGCTGATCACCCACTACACGCGCATCCTGCGCTACATCAAGCCCGACTTCGTGCACGTGTTCGCGAACGGCCGCATCGTCGAGTCCGGCGGCGCCGAGCTCGCCGACCAGCTGGAGAACGAGGGCTACGACAAGTACGTGAAGGGTGGCGCATCCGCGTGA